The window ACTTGCTGATCCAGGGCGATAGCTGCTCGGCAGGCTGCTGCAAACCATTGTGCAACGCTCGCGCCGCGGCGGCGGAATCGCCACGAGCGAAGTCGCGCAGCATGTCGCTCGCTGCCTGCCGAGGTGACGAGGGTTGACAGCGTTTGAAAACGGCTGGCGTGCTCAAGCCGGTCGGCGGCCGCACAATCACTAGCGAACAGCGTGGTGCGCGCACGACTTCAATCTGTTCGCCGCGACCACGACAAACGGCTGCGCCACCAGTAAGAAAAAATGGCACATCGCTGCCGAGCTGCGCAGCGACCTCGGCGAGTCGTTCAATGGGCCAGTGCAACTGCCAGACTGCATTCGCCGCGAGCAACGCCGCAGCAGCATCGGCCGATGCGCCGCCGAGACCAGCTTGGGCGGGAATGCGTTTAATGACATCGACCCGCACGCCGCGAGTCACGCCGGCTGCGATTCGCAAGCGCTCGAGCGCTTTCCAAACCAGATTGTCATTCGTTGCTGGCAACGGCTGCCAGATCTCGATGCTTTGCGCGAGCAAGCCAGCCGCCCATTGGCAACGAACATGCAATTTAGAATCGTCGGTCGGTTCGCAGATCAGCGTGTCACAAACCGAGACCGCGAGCATCAGCGTTTCGAGCTCATGAAATCCATCGGGCCGACGGGCCAGGATTTCGAGCGTGAGGTTCACTTTCGCGGGCGGGTGGAGCGTCAGCCGCTCCCCGGTTTGTCGCCCGGCGCCGCCGAGTTGAGTGCGAAGTGAATACATCCCTGCTGTTGCCTTCGAAAGAAAACTAGCGAAGCAAAACCAGGTGCAGATCGATGAGGTGCCACGATTGTAGCGAAGCAGCAACGAGGGTCAACCAACGGAAGTGGTCTAAGTCGGCAGAGGGAAACGAGCGGCGATTTCCTTAAAGGCTTGTAGCAGAGGCTGCGTGCCACCTTGGATGATTACTTCTTTGCCATCGTGCTTGATGAAGTGGATCATCGGCGGCTTGTCGGTCACTTTTGCTACGTACGCCACTTCGTGAAAGCGAACGTGCCGGCGAAAGAACATCAACGAATCAACAGAATCTGCATAGATGCGAGTTCGTTCGAAAAATGCAATTACACCGGCTACCGAAATCCAAAACAAGCAACCATGAAGTCCCCAATTTATCCAAGGGGATCTTGAGAGCACAGTTCCCGTCCACCACTGGTGACCCAGGTCCAGCATCAAGAAAATCGGAATTCCCAGACCCATGATCCTAACGATGAGTTGGTTGGTGGGACCTTCAACAACCGGCGTCCGCAGATCGTCAGTTGAAGCAGGGGCGGCAAAAGGATTCGGCGTCACAGTTCACCAGGATTTAATCTCCACCGCCGCCCATCACCATGTTTCCCAAACCGCCGAGGTGGTTCAGCATGCTTCCTTCATCCTTATTTCCCTTGCTGCCGGCGTGGGCAAGCACACGACCTGCGAGCCGTGAGAACGGCAGCGATTGCAGCCACACTTTGCCGGGGCCGGTGAGCGTGGCGAGGAACAAGCCTTCGCCGCCGAAGAACGTGTTCTTGATTCCGCCGACAAAACCGATGTCGTAGTTCACGCTCGGCATGAGAGCGACGATGCAGCCAGTGTCGACCTTGATCGTTTCGCCCGGCGCGAGATCCTTTTCATACAACGTGCCGCCGGCGTGCACCATGGCGATGCCGTCCCCCTGCAACTTTTGCATGATGAAACCTTCACCGCCGAAGAGGCCGACCATCACCTTCTTTTGAAAGGCGATGCTGATCTGAATGCCCCGCGCGCCGCAGAGGAACGAATCCTTTTGGCAGATCAATTCACCGCCCAAGCGATCGAGGTGCAGCGGAATGATCTTGCCGGGATACGGCGCCGCGAAGGCCACCTGCTCGCGGTGATTCGTCGTGGCAGTGAACGTCGTCATGAACAGCGACTCGCCGGTCATGAGACGTTTGCCGGCCGACATCATTTTGCCCCAAAAGCCTTGATTCTGCTGGCTGGGATCGCCGAAGACGGTCTCCATCTCGATGCCGTTCGACATATACATCATGCCGCCGGCTTCGGCGATCACCATCTCGCCCGGGTCGAGCGTGATCTCGCAGAACTGCATCTCGCTGCCGTAAATCTCGTAGTCGATCTCATCCGCGCGACGGCCACCGCGATTCACGTTCGGCCCGGCCGCACCACCAAAACCACCGGCCACCGGGTAAGCGTCGACCACATCCAAGCCATCGGGCGTGGCCGCAGGAACCGCGAACACGTTGCCGCAAGCCCGACAGCGAACTTGCTTGCCGGCGATCTCGGCCGAGTAGGGATATTGCTTGCCGCAGGTGGTGCAGGAAATGGTCGACATGATGGCGCGCTCGGGGATGAAACGGAATGATCAACGACAATTCGCCGCTGCCGGACGAATCTTGGATTTCAGCGCTGTGCAGTCCTCACGCTCCGCGTGGGGCGCGCCACGCGGAGCGTGGCGACTACACTAGCCGACATTACTTCACAATCTCACGCCCCTTCAGCCAGCGCAGGCAGGCCTCCGACCAGTCGCCAGTGCCAGGAATGTTCTTGCCAAGCCCCACGCCGTGGCGGCCTTTTTCATACACGTGCAGTTCGCCGGGAACTTTGTTCTTCAGCATGGCCTGGTAGAAGACAATGCTGTTTTCCGGAGGCACGCCGGTGTCTTCGTAGGTGTGCCAGAGGAAGCACGGCGGCGTTTCCTTGGTGACTTGCTTCTCGTTCGACAAGCTGGCCACGAGTTCGGGGGCCGGGGCATTGCCGAGCAGGTTGTTCTGCGAGCCGCGATGCGTGTACGGCTGATCGAAGGCAATCACCGCGTAGCACAGCACGCCGAAGTCGGGCCGGCAGCTCAGCCGAGCGATTGGATCTTCGGCTTTTTCATCGCCGGCATCGAAATGCGTCACTGCCGTCGAGCAAAGATGGCCGCCGGCCGAAAAGCCGAGGATACCGACTTTGTTCGGTTCATAACCGAGCTCTGTCGCTTTGCTGCGCGCGGTGCGAATCGCCCGCTGCGCATCTTGCAACGGAGCGGGATGGCCATAGCCCTTGCCGCGATGGCGGTAATCGCAAATCAGGGCAGTAATGCCGTGGCTATTCAGCCATTCGCCGATTTGTTTTCCTTCGTGATCCATGGCCAAGCCACCGTAGCCGCCGCCGGGACAAACGACGATTGCCACGCCGCAGTTCTTCTCTTTTTCGGGCGACCAGATGATGAGCTTCGGTTTGTCTTTTTCGTCGGTCCCCTTAGCGTCGGGAGCGCCGTTGGGCCAAAGCAATTCCGTCTTCGGCTCGGCATGGGCGAACGATGAAAAGCAAACGAGCAAGGCAAAACAAGTAACCACGCGAACAAGCGACATAGTTGAGCTCCAGGAGAGATAATGTGGGCGAGGCTATCGTAGCCCTTGGCGCGGGGAGGCTCAATCGGCGAAGCTTTTAGTCTCGCGAGAGCAAGTTACTCCCTCTCCTCGAAACTTAGATAACACCATGCCAACCGACTACTCTCAAATTCACGAACTGGCCGGCGACCTATTTACCCTTCCCAAGTCGGCCGGCGAATGGGATCGCTATCGCTTGACCGACGAACAAGTCACGTTCTTCCGCGAGCAAGGTTATCTCGCCGGCATTCGGATTCTGACCGACGAGCAAATCGAAAAACTGCGCGGCGAACTTACTCAGTTCTTCGATTCGCAGCACGACGGCCGCGACCTGTGGTACGAGTATCACACCAACGAATCGGCCAGCCCCGACACCGTGCTGTTTCACGCGCTCGGCGCCTGGCGATTGCGGCCAGGCTTTCACGATATTCTGTGGCATCCGGCGTTCACGGTCCCAGCGAGTCAGTTGCTCGAGGGGGCCGTTCGCTTCTGGCACGACCAGCTCTTTTGCAAACCGGCGAAGCACGGCGGCGTCGTAGCCTGGCATCAGGACTATTCGTACTGGACGCGGACACAGCCGATGGCGCATCTCACGTGCTGGATCGGTCTCGATGACAGCCGGAAGGACAACGGCTGCCTGCATTACGTTCCCAAGAGCCACCTCTGGCCGCTGCTGCCGATCACCGGCCTAGCGGGAGACATGCATGCGATTCGCGAAGTGCTGTCGCCTGAGCAGTGGGAACAGTTTCAGCATCCGGTGGCGATCGAATTGAAAGCCGGAGAAGCCTCGTTTCATCACCCGCAGCTGGTTCACGGCAGCTTCGAGAACAAGTGCGATCGGCCGCGGCGAGCGACAGTCATCAACGTGGTGCGCGACGGCGTAAGCAGTCAGAGCGATCAACCACTGCTATCTGGCGTGCCCGTGGTTCCGCCGGGGCAGACGCTCGACGGGCAGTTCTTTCCGTTGCTGTATCAACGGTAACGATTGCCGGGAGAGGGCGAGGTGCCTCGCCCTCTCGAAAAGCCGCCGACCTCAAGAAAAAAAGGCCCCGCGATCCGAAGATCGCGGGGCCAGATTATTAACTGCGTTTTCGCAGCCGAAGGACTAGGTGGACCGGGTTCATTAAAAATCCGGAATCACGCCGCCGTCGTCACGAATCGCGAGCCGCTTCAGGATGTACGTGGCAGTTTGCTTGGTGAGCAGCAGCACGTGGCCATCCAAGAAGCCGACCATCGCACCAGCCGGGTGAGCGGCCAGCAGCGGGTTGTTCGGACCACGAGGGCCCACGCCCATCGTACCCCAGGCATAGGCGGTGGCGTTCGTGTTGCGATTGTTGACGCCAACCGGGTGAGCCACCGTTTGAAGGTTGCCCACGCTCGAAGCCGCGAAGCTCGTACCACCGCTAGTAGCTAGGTTAGTGATGGTCGCACCACCCATCCAACCTAAACCTTTGCCAAGTGAAGGATTCTGGCGAGTCGGCGAGGTCGTGGTCCCGGTCCAATCGTAGAACCAGTCGGAGCATTCGCCCACAATGATCGTGTTGGCAGTTCCATCGGTGCATGCCGCAAACGTCACCGCATCATTGAGCTGCAACATACCATTGCCACCAAAGCCAGTCGTGGTGGCCGAAGACGTGGGAGCCGACGTCGTGTTGACGCGAGCCTCAGTCACCACGTTGGCAGCCACAACTGGACTGCCACCGAGGTCCGAGCAGCCACCCGCGATGCCCGCATACGAAGGAATCAGGATCGAGCTCGTGCCGAGCGTTTCCATTTCCGGCAATGGACTCGATGGGCAGAGCATGTACTTGATCTTGGCATTATTCGCTTGCGTCAATACCGGGCTTGTCGACGTGCCGTAATCATTGGCGGCACCCGCAATGTCCGAGGCAACCATCTTGTCAAACATCGGTCGTTGTTCGCAGAACGACAACGTGGCAGTCAACCACGACGAACCCCAGTTCGTAGAACCACCGCTCGTACGCACCCGCGCACCATACGGCAGGTACAAGAACGTGTCGTGGTAGTTCTGCAGACCCAAGCACAACTGCTTGACGTTATTGCCGCATTGCATGCGGCGGGCGGCTTCGCGAGCCGCTTGCACTGCTGGAAGCAGCAGTGCGACGAGCACGCCGATGATCGCGATGACCACCAGCAGCTCGACGAGGGTAAAACCCTTACCGAGATGTCTTTTCATAACCCATTCCCTATAACGAAAAATAAGAACGTGGGCGCAAACGCACCCTACATGGTCCTAAAGTTCGCACAGATGCAAAGAAAAGTCAACGAAAAACCCTTGGCAGGGAAATTTTCACGGCTTTTCCAGTTTCTGCTGGGAATCGGGCGTCGCCGGGCGGCAACTATGAAAAATCAGGGGTGGGGAGGAACGTCGTACGAAGCTCCTTAACAAACCGGCTGGAATGCGGGGCCAACCTGCCAATGAATGGCATTCAGGCCACCAATGTTACACGAGAAAGATGGAAATCGAGCACTAATTATTGTCGAAACGCTGAAATTTCTGAACTTGCTTCAAAGGGCCCCGCGATCCGCGGATCGCGGGGCCAATCTGTGCTAACTGCCTTTACGCAGCCACTAACCGACTAGTTGGACCGGGTTCATTAAAAATCCGGAATCACGCCGCCGTCGTCACGAATCGCGAGCCGCTTCAGGATGTACGTGGCAGTCTGCTTGGTGAGCAGCAGCACGTGTCCATCCAAGAAGCCGACCATCGCACCAGCCGGGTGAGCGGCCAGCAGCGGGTTATTCGGACCACGAGCGCCGATACCACCCGAGCCCCAAGTGTAGGTGTTCGCGTTGCGATTGTTGACACCAACCGGGTAAGCCACCGTTTGAAGGTTGCCCACGCTCGAAGCCGCGAAGCTCGTACCACTGGCGACAGCTTGGTTAGTGATGGTCGCGCCACCCATCCAGCCTAGGCCTTTGCCAAGCGAAGGATTCTGGCGAGTCGGCGAGGTAGTGCTCCCGGTCCAATCGTAGAACCAGTCGGAGCATTCGCCCACAATGATCGTGTTGGCAGTTCCATCGGTGCAAGCGGCGAACGTCACCGAATCATTGAGCTGCAACATACCGTTGCCACCGAAGCCACTCAGGGTGGCCGAAGACGTGGGAGCCGACGTCACATTGACGCGAGTCTCACTCACCACGTTGGCAGCCACAACTGGACTGCCACCGGCGTCCGAGCAGCCACCGGCGATGCCCGTGTACGATGGAATCAGGATCGAGTTTGTGCCGAGCGTCTCCATTTCCGGCAACGGGCTCGAGGGGCAGAGCATGTACTTGATCTTGGCATTGTTCGCTGGCGTCAATACCGGGCTTGTCGACGTGCCGTAATCATTGGCGGCCCCCGAAATGTCCGAGGCAACCATCTTGTCAAACATGGGCCCCTGTTCGCAAAACGGCAACGTGGCAGTCATCCACGATGTACCCCAGTTCGTAGAACCACCGCTCGTACGCACCCGCGCGCCATACGGCAGGTACAAGAACGTGTCGTGATAGTTCTGCAGACCCAAGCACAACTGCTTGACGTTATTGCCGCACTGCATGCGGCGGGCGGCTTCACGAGCCGCTTGCACTGCTGGAAGCAGCAGCGCGACGAGCACGCCGATGATCGCGATGACCACCAGTAGCTCAACGAGTGTAAAACCGTACCTCAACCCCTGTCTCTTCATGCCTCTCTCCTCTGTAACCGTAAAAACGAAAAAGAATGAGTTCCTATCCAATACTCAACACCGCGTGAGTTGGTCTGGTTTCTAAAATAGTCACGATTCGGCGACAAAATGTCACACAATTAGAAAAATAGTTCATGTTGTGATTTCTGTCGAATTCGAAAGAATGTCGTGAATAAAATTAAGAGTGCGAATCAAATAAACGCCGTAATTTCCTTGATAATTCACATTCGCCGAGTATCCCGAGCAAAACCTCACCAAGGACGCAAATCCATTCCTTCGCTGGCAAACGAATCGCCGCCGCGGACCGTTTGCGCCGCCGATGGTTACCCGCCCGATCGAGCTAGTCACCAAATAGAGTTCAAAACGCCGAGGAGTCGCCGTCATATCCGGCAGCCCTGACGGGGGCGACCGCTCGTCCCTGATGGTCCCGCTGAAGTCGCTTTGCTAAGATGCCGCGGTCTTCGCTCTCCCGACTGCTACAGGCCCCGCTCAGGTTTCGGAGCACCCATGAAATTCATCGAAATGACCGGCAAGGTGCTCAAAGAAATCATCAAGGAAGATGAACTGCACGTAGCCGACCTCGGCTCGGCCGGCATCGCCGATGACACGATCGTGCGGATCAATCAGCAGGGTGATATCGAGGTCCGCCGCACCGACCGCTGGGATTGCATCGGCGGATTGCTAGGCAACTACGAACATCGCCTGCACAAGCGCACGGGCTTGGACTGGGCTTAGCTTCTGCCTGGGCCTAACCTCTGCCCTGCGCGAGATCTGCGGCTTCGACGCGATGCAACCAGCGATCGAACACAATCGGCCCCAGCGGAATGAACGCCGCCGCAAGTGCCGCACCCCAAAACAGCGGCGACCACCAGGGCCGGCGAATCGTCACTTCGGCGACGCTGAGCAAAAACAGCACGAACAGCCCACCATGAATCCAGCCGGTGATTTTCACCGCCTCGGGAATACCACCGAAGTACTTCAGCGGCATTGCAATTAGTAGCAGCACGAGGAACGAAGTTCCTTCGGCCAGACCGATCATGCGCAACCGTCGAAGCGGCGTATTCAACATCTTCATCTCAGTTTCGAAGCGAGCGAGCAAATAGCAGCCACGAAAGATTATCATGAGCGGCCCGGCTTGTGTTTCACTTTCAGGAATGTCGCATGGCTGCAAAGAAAATCCTCGTGATGGGGACCCGCAATCGCAAAAAGCTTGGCGAACTCATCGACCTGCTCGAGCCGCAGGGCTTTGAGCTGCGCACGCTTGCCGACTATCCGAACTCACTGGAAGTCGAAGAGACCGGCACCACCTTCACCGAAAATGCCGCCTTGAAAGCAACTCAGCAAGCCCGCGCCATCGGCGAATGGGTCCTCGGTGAAGACAGCGGCCTAGCCGTTGATTTTCTGAAAGGCGCGCCTGGCGTTTACTCGGCCCGTTTCTCGGGCGACGGAGCGACCGACGCTTCCAACAATCAACTACTGCTAGAAAAGCTCAAAGGCGTGCCGCTCGACAAGCGCACCGCTCATTACGTTTGTCATGCGACCCTCTCGGATCCCGCCGGCAACATCGTTGCCGAAGCCGAAGATTACTGCCGCGGCCGGATCCTTGAAACGGCTGCCGGCAGTGGCGGCTTTGGTTACGATCCGCTGTTCGAAGTCATCGAGTGCCATCAAACCTTCGGCGAGCTATCGCCAGCCGTGAAAAGCGTCCTTAGCCACCGCAGCCGAGCCATCCGCGCGCTCGTGCCCAAGATCATCGCGCTCATGAAATAGAAGTAGGC is drawn from Anatilimnocola floriformis and contains these coding sequences:
- the ispE gene encoding 4-(cytidine 5'-diphospho)-2-C-methyl-D-erythritol kinase, which encodes MYSLRTQLGGAGRQTGERLTLHPPAKVNLTLEILARRPDGFHELETLMLAVSVCDTLICEPTDDSKLHVRCQWAAGLLAQSIEIWQPLPATNDNLVWKALERLRIAAGVTRGVRVDVIKRIPAQAGLGGASADAAAALLAANAVWQLHWPIERLAEVAAQLGSDVPFFLTGGAAVCRGRGEQIEVVRAPRCSLVIVRPPTGLSTPAVFKRCQPSSPRQAASDMLRDFARGDSAAAARALHNGLQQPAEQLSPWISKLRRAFETTGCLGHQMSGSGSSYFGLCWHVGQAKRIARRLRSMNLGAVMVAETVSTTLQAAAKASQQV
- a CDS encoding TIGR00266 family protein, whose amino-acid sequence is MSTISCTTCGKQYPYSAEIAGKQVRCRACGNVFAVPAATPDGLDVVDAYPVAGGFGGAAGPNVNRGGRRADEIDYEIYGSEMQFCEITLDPGEMVIAEAGGMMYMSNGIEMETVFGDPSQQNQGFWGKMMSAGKRLMTGESLFMTTFTATTNHREQVAFAAPYPGKIIPLHLDRLGGELICQKDSFLCGARGIQISIAFQKKVMVGLFGGEGFIMQKLQGDGIAMVHAGGTLYEKDLAPGETIKVDTGCIVALMPSVNYDIGFVGGIKNTFFGGEGLFLATLTGPGKVWLQSLPFSRLAGRVLAHAGSKGNKDEGSMLNHLGGLGNMVMGGGGD
- a CDS encoding alpha/beta hydrolase; this translates as MSLVRVVTCFALLVCFSSFAHAEPKTELLWPNGAPDAKGTDEKDKPKLIIWSPEKEKNCGVAIVVCPGGGYGGLAMDHEGKQIGEWLNSHGITALICDYRHRGKGYGHPAPLQDAQRAIRTARSKATELGYEPNKVGILGFSAGGHLCSTAVTHFDAGDEKAEDPIARLSCRPDFGVLCYAVIAFDQPYTHRGSQNNLLGNAPAPELVASLSNEKQVTKETPPCFLWHTYEDTGVPPENSIVFYQAMLKNKVPGELHVYEKGRHGVGLGKNIPGTGDWSEACLRWLKGREIVK
- a CDS encoding phytanoyl-CoA dioxygenase family protein, translated to MPTDYSQIHELAGDLFTLPKSAGEWDRYRLTDEQVTFFREQGYLAGIRILTDEQIEKLRGELTQFFDSQHDGRDLWYEYHTNESASPDTVLFHALGAWRLRPGFHDILWHPAFTVPASQLLEGAVRFWHDQLFCKPAKHGGVVAWHQDYSYWTRTQPMAHLTCWIGLDDSRKDNGCLHYVPKSHLWPLLPITGLAGDMHAIREVLSPEQWEQFQHPVAIELKAGEASFHHPQLVHGSFENKCDRPRRATVINVVRDGVSSQSDQPLLSGVPVVPPGQTLDGQFFPLLYQR
- a CDS encoding DUF1559 domain-containing protein, translating into MKRHLGKGFTLVELLVVIAIIGVLVALLLPAVQAAREAARRMQCGNNVKQLCLGLQNYHDTFLYLPYGARVRTSGGSTNWGSSWLTATLSFCEQRPMFDKMVASDIAGAANDYGTSTSPVLTQANNAKIKYMLCPSSPLPEMETLGTSSILIPSYAGIAGGCSDLGGSPVVAANVVTEARVNTTSAPTSSATTTGFGGNGMLQLNDAVTFAACTDGTANTIIVGECSDWFYDWTGTTTSPTRQNPSLGKGLGWMGGATITNLATSGGTSFAASSVGNLQTVAHPVGVNNRNTNATAYAWGTMGVGPRGPNNPLLAAHPAGAMVGFLDGHVLLLTKQTATYILKRLAIRDDGGVIPDF
- a CDS encoding DUF1559 domain-containing protein, giving the protein MKRQGLRYGFTLVELLVVIAIIGVLVALLLPAVQAAREAARRMQCGNNVKQLCLGLQNYHDTFLYLPYGARVRTSGGSTNWGTSWMTATLPFCEQGPMFDKMVASDISGAANDYGTSTSPVLTPANNAKIKYMLCPSSPLPEMETLGTNSILIPSYTGIAGGCSDAGGSPVVAANVVSETRVNVTSAPTSSATLSGFGGNGMLQLNDSVTFAACTDGTANTIIVGECSDWFYDWTGSTTSPTRQNPSLGKGLGWMGGATITNQAVASGTSFAASSVGNLQTVAYPVGVNNRNANTYTWGSGGIGARGPNNPLLAAHPAGAMVGFLDGHVLLLTKQTATYILKRLAIRDDGGVIPDF
- a CDS encoding DUF3817 domain-containing protein, coding for MKMLNTPLRRLRMIGLAEGTSFLVLLLIAMPLKYFGGIPEAVKITGWIHGGLFVLFLLSVAEVTIRRPWWSPLFWGAALAAAFIPLGPIVFDRWLHRVEAADLAQGRG
- the rdgB gene encoding RdgB/HAM1 family non-canonical purine NTP pyrophosphatase; protein product: MAAKKILVMGTRNRKKLGELIDLLEPQGFELRTLADYPNSLEVEETGTTFTENAALKATQQARAIGEWVLGEDSGLAVDFLKGAPGVYSARFSGDGATDASNNQLLLEKLKGVPLDKRTAHYVCHATLSDPAGNIVAEAEDYCRGRILETAAGSGGFGYDPLFEVIECHQTFGELSPAVKSVLSHRSRAIRALVPKIIALMK